In the Candidatus Poribacteria bacterium genome, GCCCGCGCAGGAGGTCGCTCCGTCGCCGGAGGGAACGCGGACGATGCGCGTCGTGGTGCTAGGCGAGGTTAATCGGGAGATGGCCAAAGGGTCTCCGGTGACTACGAAGGAACCGAGGACGCGCGAGATCGTCTCGCCCGGCCAGGAGCATGTCGGCTGGGTTCCGCTCGCGCCGTGGAGCAACCCGAGCAGCGTCGAGTTTCAGAGCCGCTCCTTCGCGTCCGTGCCGGGCGGAGGCGTAGCGCGGAACGATCACTTCGTTGGGAAGCTCTTCGACCCCGTATCGGGAACCGTGACGCTTGAGCTCTGGCTCAAGCCTGCTGAAGGGCGGGCGAACACGGGCGTTGGTCTCCTGATCGATCACGATCCCGAACCGATGCAGCTCGGTTTGGTCCACCGCACCGACAACGGTGTGTGGGTCTACAACAGATCGGACGTTTTCGTCCCGATCCCACGGACGCCCGCCCATGACGCCGTTCGCCTACAGATCGTCTATCGAACGGAGGTCGCCGCGTACGACCTCACCGTGGACGACGTGCGCGTCGGCGAGTGGATATCGGCAGGCGCGGCAGACGCGCAGATTCACGTCAATCGTCCGGTTGCCGGCGTCTACCTGGGTGGCGGGTGGAACCGGGTTGGCATGCCCGTCTACTTCGACGACATGCGCGTCTCCGTACAGCCAACGGCAGAACTGCAGACGGTCGTTCGTGAGCCGCGACCGAAGCAGATGGAGGATTCGCTGCGCCTCGTGTCCGGATTCGTCAACGGGCTGCCTCTGGCTGAAGACAGGACACTCTACGCGCGGCCCAGCGAGACGGTCGAGGGCTGGCTCGATGTCGATGTTGGGAACAGTTCGGGACCCAACGCGGACTTCTATGTGGTGACGGTCCCCGGCTGGGGCGACAGGACACGGAACTACGCGTCCGTCGAGAAGATGCTGCCCGGCGTCCACCGCGTTCGCGTGCCGGTACGCTTCGGCGCGCCGGAGCACGAGGGTACCTATTACTGGTGGACTGTTGCCGGGCCCCAGACAGACGCGAAGTACCTTGCGTCGGTGACGACGTGGGGATGCGGCAAAGCCGTGTGGGACGACGGCAACGACGTCAGCGATTGGGGCGATAGCGAGTTCAGCGAGGTTCAGGAACAGGGGCGCGTTCGGTCGATCTGGTTGGAGGAGGCAGGACGCAGCGCGCCGGGCGATATCGTCGCGTGCGCGTTGAGGGTCGTCGTTCGGAAGTGAAAGGCGTCGCCGGCGTGTCTTCACGGAAGGCGGTGTCCATCGCGTGATGAGACACGATTTCGAAAGGACCGACCCGAACGCGTCGCGTTAGGGCGCGCACGGGCTGGACAAGCGCAAGTGTTGCGAATGAGTCGTCGCGATCGATTCGCTCTCTAACGAGAGTATACGCAACGCATGAGCCGTAACGGAAACGGAGGTCAACGCCTCGATCAACCAGCCGCGATGTCATCGT is a window encoding:
- a CDS encoding RNA polymerase sigma factor, producing MELRDPSSSRRRFMSEIASFVCLPLVKSEMIEPDCELVRRSLRGEQCAFEELVRRHGRRVRAIAFARTLDDSLAEDVAQEAFLKAYRQLATLRKPDSFGSWVCQIAGNTAKNLMRQRRREIPSGIEFLADTPNPYIDQELFEDEEEMRGLAMAGLRALPDSLRVPLVLSVMEGKNPEDVAQALGISPSALAKRLSRAKERLDRFFARSGNRERAVAALRTRVLALPAGWEIVRSVMERLPAHVPHAPLQPNADARYGVGISLGLHLSLALLGATVFQQPAQEVAPSPEGTRTMRVVVLGEVNREMAKGSPVTTKEPRTREIVSPGQEHVGWVPLAPWSNPSSVEFQSRSFASVPGGGVARNDHFVGKLFDPVSGTVTLELWLKPAEGRANTGVGLLIDHDPEPMQLGLVHRTDNGVWVYNRSDVFVPIPRTPAHDAVRLQIVYRTEVAAYDLTVDDVRVGEWISAGAADAQIHVNRPVAGVYLGGGWNRVGMPVYFDDMRVSVQPTAELQTVVREPRPKQMEDSLRLVSGFVNGLPLAEDRTLYARPSETVEGWLDVDVGNSSGPNADFYVVTVPGWGDRTRNYASVEKMLPGVHRVRVPVRFGAPEHEGTYYWWTVAGPQTDAKYLASVTTWGCGKAVWDDGNDVSDWGDSEFSEVQEQGRVRSIWLEEAGRSAPGDIVACALRVVVRK